From one Catellatospora sp. IY07-71 genomic stretch:
- a CDS encoding LysR family transcriptional regulator → MISLHQLRCFLATLEHGSFTAAAGVLGYAQPSISEQVRLLEQGLDTTLFRRVGRGLVPTEAARALAPHAAAALAAVDEAGRAVASVRELLTGTVRFGMFRTARFYLTADLVADVLRRHPGVRLELVGQNSAEVLEHLRKGRLEAAVIALPVEDENMVVTPVLRDELVYVSADPSRLHARVTPTALAAAQLVLPDASWRETDTTRRQLAQAVQRTGHSLRPRIEVEDTETALDIAARGLADTVTWRGVLHALGDRLPAGLAWAPLRPAMYETFAVVHRQGELSPASRVVVDLVMARMRGLDRAMRAEPA, encoded by the coding sequence TTGATTTCGCTGCACCAGCTCCGCTGCTTCCTGGCCACCCTGGAGCACGGCTCGTTCACCGCCGCCGCTGGCGTGCTCGGCTACGCCCAGCCGTCGATCTCCGAGCAGGTGCGCCTGCTGGAGCAGGGCCTCGACACCACGCTGTTCCGGCGGGTGGGACGCGGCCTGGTGCCGACCGAGGCGGCCCGCGCGCTCGCCCCGCACGCCGCCGCCGCGCTGGCCGCCGTCGACGAGGCCGGGCGGGCCGTCGCCTCGGTGCGGGAGCTGCTCACCGGCACGGTGCGCTTCGGCATGTTCCGCACCGCCCGCTTCTACCTGACCGCCGACCTGGTCGCCGACGTGCTGCGCCGGCATCCGGGGGTACGCCTCGAACTGGTCGGCCAGAACTCCGCCGAGGTCCTGGAGCACCTGCGCAAGGGGCGGCTGGAGGCGGCGGTCATCGCGCTGCCCGTCGAGGACGAGAACATGGTGGTCACGCCGGTGCTGCGCGACGAGCTGGTGTACGTCAGCGCCGACCCGTCCCGGCTGCACGCCCGGGTCACCCCCACCGCGCTGGCCGCCGCGCAGCTGGTGCTGCCCGACGCGAGCTGGCGCGAGACCGACACCACCCGCCGCCAGCTCGCCCAGGCGGTGCAGCGCACGGGACACTCGCTGCGGCCCCGGATCGAGGTGGAGGACACCGAGACCGCGCTGGACATCGCCGCCCGCGGCCTGGCCGACACGGTCACCTGGCGCGGCGTGCTGCACGCGCTCGGCGACCGGCTCCCGGCCGGACTGGCCTGGGCCCCGCTGCGCCCGGCGATGTACGAGACGTTCGCCGTGGTGCACCGCCAGGGTGAGCTGTCCCCCGCCAGCCGGGTGGTGGTCGACCTGGTCATGGCCCGGATGCGCGGGCTGGACCGGGCCATGCGCGCCGAGCCGGCCTGA
- a CDS encoding NUDIX hydrolase yields MSDQQSRRAARLAAYDALRAQRPQLFENPPGAAFEIVLDPVLQEQVADESAVKLAGRGLPEQNGDIGVVYADQYLLLVRDAVRFADGSLGTYIRQMSPHLGTGAAVLPLLPDGRILLVKHFRHATRRWHWEIPRGFAEPGADGATTAAREVEEEVGVPADKVIFLGALDSDTGAEVGGDEIYLAHLSAVPAERPPGATEEGIDEFAMVTPDEFTQMIRDGVLGDAFTLAAYAQAVVKGLWPGKA; encoded by the coding sequence ATGTCCGACCAGCAGTCCCGGCGGGCCGCCCGCCTCGCCGCGTACGACGCGCTGCGCGCACAGCGCCCGCAGCTGTTCGAGAACCCGCCCGGCGCGGCGTTCGAGATCGTGCTCGACCCGGTCCTGCAGGAGCAGGTGGCGGACGAGTCCGCCGTGAAGCTGGCCGGGCGCGGCCTGCCCGAGCAGAACGGCGACATCGGCGTCGTCTACGCCGATCAGTACCTGCTCCTGGTCCGGGACGCGGTGCGCTTCGCCGACGGCAGCCTCGGCACGTACATCCGCCAGATGTCGCCGCACCTCGGCACCGGCGCGGCCGTGCTGCCGCTGCTGCCGGACGGCCGCATCCTGCTGGTGAAGCACTTCCGCCACGCGACCCGCCGCTGGCACTGGGAGATCCCGCGCGGCTTCGCCGAGCCCGGGGCCGACGGCGCCACGACGGCCGCGCGCGAGGTCGAGGAGGAGGTCGGCGTGCCCGCCGACAAGGTGATCTTCCTGGGCGCGCTGGACTCCGACACCGGCGCCGAGGTCGGCGGCGACGAGATCTACCTCGCCCACCTGTCGGCCGTGCCCGCGGAGCGCCCGCCCGGCGCGACCGAGGAGGGCATCGACGAGTTCGCCATGGTCACGCCGGACGAGTTCACGCAGATGATCCGGGACGGGGTGCTCGGCGACGCGTTCACCCTCGCCGCATACGCCCAGGCCGTGGTGAAGGGCCTCTGGCCCGGCAAGGCGTAA